A single region of the Montipora capricornis isolate CH-2021 chromosome 13, ASM3666992v2, whole genome shotgun sequence genome encodes:
- the LOC138028259 gene encoding profilin-like isoform X1, with protein MSWNGYIDNLIAQTKDSSGTAHCDKACIIGLDGGAPWTTNSHASALQLQGVEGQTIANCLKSKDFTPLQSDGVKAEGLRYQFLREEDGKLVLAKKKDHGALTMQASKTAIVIGHTTEGCQQGNTNKGVAVIAEYLESLGM; from the exons ATGTCTTGGAATGGTTATATTGATAACCTAATTGCACAAACAAAGGATTCTTCCGGCACAGCTCACTGTGACAAGGCCTGCATCATTGGGTTAGATGGAGGAGCTCCTTGGACAACAAATTCCCATGCAAGCGCATTGCAG TTGCAAGGTGTAGAAGGGCAGACTATTGCCAATTGTTTGAAGAGCAAGGATTTCACTCCATTGCAAAGTGATGGTGTCAAAGCTGAAGGTCTTAGATATCAGTTTTTGCGAGAAGAAGATGGCAAATTAGTTCTCGCGAAAAAGAAAGATCACGGAGCCCTTACAATGCAAGCCAGTAAGACAGCAATAGTTATTGGTCATACTACAGAGGGCTGCCAGCAGGGCAATACAAACAAGGGAGTTGCTGTCATTGCAGAGTATTTAGAAAGTTTGGGTATGTAA
- the LOC138028260 gene encoding profilin-like, translated as MSWDSYIDNLIAQTKDSAGTVHSDKACIIGLDGGAPWTTAGHANALKLQGVEGQTIANCFKNKDFTAFQSSGVVAEGQKYNFLREEDGKLVLAKKKDHGALTMQASKTAIVIGHTTEGCQQGNTNKGVAVIAEYLESLGM; from the exons ATGTCTTGGGATAGCTATATTGATAACCTAATTGCACAAACAAAGGATTCTGCGGGCACAGTTCACAGTGACAAGGCCTGCATCATTGGGTTAGATGGAGGCGCTCCTTGGACAACTGCTGGACATGCAAACGCATTGAAG TTGCAAGGTGTAGAAGGGCAGACTATTGCCAATTGTTTCAAGAACAAGGATTTCACAGCCTTCCAAAGTAGTGGTGTCGTGGCTGAAGGTCAAAAGTATAACTTTTTGCGAGAAGAAGATGGCAAATTAGTTCTCGCGAAAAAGAAAGATCACGGAGCCCTTACAATGCAAGCAAGTAAGACAGCAATAGTTATTGGTCATACTACAGAGGGCTGCCAGCAGGGCAATACAAACAAGGGAGTTGCTGTCATTGCAGAGTATTTAGAAAGTTTGGGTATGTAA
- the LOC138030822 gene encoding THAP domain-containing protein 1-like: MASGSSEAGGFTCCVPGCYNNSKKHKGKFSFYNFPGDQNLRRQWLHNISRKDFRPTTGHRVCSAHFEGGSKTYQNNVPTVFPLQKSHPKVIKTPRRLLVRHKEEEIQEETKENEPMCPEENQIDSTNHCNNEPSLEDKIIELRQQVAALESRNSKLEFELRFGLEKFKSLDDDMQYYTGMENYSQFKALYNFLDGGVNACSRLNYWGSNNSNLQLDSLEKRGKKRTLLPIDELFLTMARLRVNIPEKVLSDWYKISYMPQTSPEPFAYLVILLSCIVCF, encoded by the coding sequence ATGGCGTCTGGAAGTAGCGAGGCTGGAGGATTTACTTGCTGTGTTCCGGGCTGCTACAACAATTCGAAGAAACATAAAGGGAAGTTTTCATTTTATAATTTCCCAGGTGACCAAAATTTAAGAAGGCAATGGCTTCATAACATTTCCAGGAAAGATTTTCGTCCAACTACGGGTCATCGTGTGTGCAGTGCTCACTTCGAAGGGGGCTCCAAAACCTACCAAAACAATGTGCCAACTGTATTTCCTCTACAAAAGTCTCACCCTAAAGTGATAAAAACACCAAGAAGACTACTTGTTCGCCACAAAGAAGAGGAAATACAAGAAGAGACTAAGGAAAATGAGCCGATGTGTCCGGAGGAGAATCAAATCGATAGTACCAATCACTGTAACAATGAACCCTCTCTTGAAGACAAGATTATtgaactcagacaacaagttgcagcACTTGAATCGCGGAATTCTAAATTAGAATTCGAATTAAGATTTGGACTGGAAAAATTCAAGTCTTTGGATGACGATATGCAGTATTATACTGGAATGGAAAACTATTCACAGTTTAAGGCTCTCTATAATTTTCTTGATGGGGGTGTGAACGCCTGTTCAAGACTGAACTACTGGGGTTCAAACAACTCGAACCTTCAACTAGACAGCTTGGAAAAGCGAGGTAAAAAACGCACTCTTCTTCCGATTGATGAACTTTTTTTGACCATGGCACGACTAAGAGTAAATATACCTGAAAAGGTTCTTTCTGACTGGTATAAAATCAGTTACATGCCCCAGACTTCACCTGAGCCGTTTGCTTACTTAGTGATACTCTTGTCCTGTATAGTTTGTTTTTAG